The following DNA comes from Actinomycetota bacterium.
GCCGTAGTGCCCGGGGTCGCGCCGCCCCAGCGAAGCCAGATTCGGCCCGTGCAGCACCAGCACCAGCGGCCCCTCCCCCGTCCTCGGATAGGCCTTCACCGCGGCACCTCGGCCAGGGAACGGATGGCCTCGACCAGGACCCGGCGGTCGGGGGCGGGGACGACCTCGGGCTCACCAAGGCGGCGCAGCAGGACCAGGCGCAGGCCGCCGCGGTGCTTCTTGTCGGTGGCCATGGCGGCCAGGACCCGGTCCGGGTCGAGCTCGACCCCGCCGACAGGCAGGCCGAGGGCGGCCAGCAGCTCGACGTGCCCGGCGGCCAGCCCCGGCCGGGCCAGCCCGACCGCCTCGGCCACCCGGGCCGCGAACACCATCCCCAGCGCCACCGCCTCCCCGTGCCGCAGCCCCCGGTACCCGGCCAGCCGCTCCAGGGCGTGGCCCAGGGTGTGCCCGTAGTTCAGCATCAGGCGGCCGACCCGGCCGTCGCCGCCCTCCTCGTGCTCGTCGGCGCCGACCACGGCCGCCTTGACCCGGACCGCCCCCTCGACCAGGGGGGCGAGGGCCACCGGGTCGGCGGCCACGGCCGGCCCGGCGGAGCGGGCCAGGGCCTCGGCCAGGGCGGGGTCGCCGGCCAGCCCGGCCTTGGCCACCTCGGCCAGGCCGGAGCGGACCTCGGCCGCCGGCAGGCCGGCCAGGGTGTCCAGGTCGGCCACCACGGCCACCGGCTGGTGGAAGGCGCCGACCAGGTTCTTGCCGGCGTCCAGGTCGACCCCGGTCTTGCCCCCGACGGCGGCGTCGACCATGCCGAGCACGGTCGTGGGCACGTTGACCAGCGGCACCCCGCGCAGCCAGGTGGCGGCCGCGAACCCGGCGGTGTCGGTGGTGGCGCCGCCGCCGACGGCCACCACCGGGTCGGCCCGGCGGGTCGGGACCGCGGCCAGCCGCTCGTACAGCCCGGCCACCACCTCCAGCCGCTTGGCCGCCTCCCCCGCCGGCACCTCCAGCCGGTGGACGGCCAGGCCACGCCGGGCCAGGGCGTCGGCGACCCGCCCGGCCATGGCGGCCACCGGTGGGGCGGCGACCACGGCCGCCGCCCCGGCCCCCGGGAACGGCGGCAGCAGGTCGTCGAGCCGGTCCAGCAGCCCGCCGCCGATGAGGACGGGGTAGCCGCCCCCGCCGGTGGGGACGAGGACCCTCGCCGGCAGGACGCTCCCGGGCCGATCCGGCGTCAAGGAACCGCACCGCCTGCCGGCTGGGCCGTTGTCACCGGCCGGCCATGGCCCCGACCCGGCGGCGGTACCACTCCATGACCTCCACGGCGACCTGCTCCACGTTGAGCCGGTCGGTGTCGATGGCCACGTCGCCGGCCGTCTCGTAGATCGGCCCGCGGGCCACCAGCAGGTCGCGGATGCGGCCGGCCCGGTCGGCGGTGTCGCCGAGCAGCGGCCGGTCGGTGACCCCGGTCAGGCGGCCGGCCAGGGTCTCGGGCGTGGCCCGCAGGTAGACCAGCAGCCCGGCCTGCTTGAGGGCGGTGCGGTTCTCGGCCGAGAGCACGGCGCCGCCGCCGACCGCGATCACCCGGCCAGGCACCGAGATGGCCCGGTCGATGGCGGCCATCTCGCGGCGGCGGAAGCTCAGCTCGCCCTCGCGCTGGAACAGCTCGGCGATGGTCATGCGGGCGGCCCGCTCGATCATCAGGTCGGTGTCGACGAACTCGCGGCCGAGGGCCCGGGCGATCAGCCGGCCGACCGAGGTCTTGCCGACCCCCATGAAGCCGATGACCACGATGGTTGGCAGGATCGGGCGCATGCCGGCAAGCCTAACAGCCCGGGGCGTGCAGGACCGAGCCGGCGTCCGGAGGCTGACGGCGCGGCTGTCCGGCGGCTGACAGCCCAGGCCGGGCGGGGGCGGGGACCATGGCCGGGTCAGGCTCACCGACGCCGGGGGAGGTCAGGTCATGCGCCGGTTCCTGCTGCTCGTGTTCTTCTCCTGCACCGCCCTGTCCGTCGCCTTCTCGCTGTGGCCGCGCCAGCTCGGCGGCGTCCTCGCCCTGTTCGGGCAGGACGCGGTCGTCAACCGCGGGGTCGCGGCGACGGTCCTGGTGGTGCTGACCATGCTGCTGCTGGCTCTGCGGGTCCGGCTGTGGCGGTCCGAGCGGGACCTGGCCAGGATCCGGCGCGGCCTGGCCCAGCCGCCCGCCTCCCCCTACGCCCCGGCGCCCTGGGGGCCGGTGGAATCCTGGGGGCCGGCGGCGCCCTGGGGGTCGAGGCCGCTCAGGTAGGCGTCGAGGTTGCGGCGGACCTCGGCCAGGGAGTCGCCGCCCGTCTTCTCCAGCAGGGCGTCGGCCAGGACCAGGGCGACCACCGCCTCCCCGACCACGCCGGCCGCCGGGACGGCGGTCACGTCCGAGCGCTGCACCACCGCCTTGGCCTTGGACCCGGTGGCCACGTCCACGGTGTCCAGGGCCCGGACCAGGGTCGACAGCGGCTTCATGGCCGCCCGGACCCGCAGGGCCTCGCCGGTCGACATGCCGCCCTCGATCCCCCCGGCCCGCCCCGTCCGCCGCCGCAGGGTGCCGGGGCGGGCCCCGGGGACGATGGCGTCGTGGGCCCTCGACCCGGGCCGGGCGGCGCCGGCGAAGCCGTCGCCGACCTCGACCCCCTTGATGGCCTGGATGCTCATGAGGACCCCGGCCAGGCGGGCGTCGAGCTTGCGGTCCCACTGGACGTACGACCCGAGGCCGGGGGGCAGGCCGTGGACGACCACCTCGAACACCCCGCCGAGGGTGTCGCCGGCCGCCTTGGCCGCGTCGACCGCGGCCGCCATCCGGCCCTCGGCCTCCCCGTCCAGGCAGCGGACGGGCGAGGCGTCGATCTCCTCCAGGTCGGCCAGGGTGGGCAGGGCCCGCGAGCGGGTGGCCGCCGGCCCGAGCCGGACCACGTGGCTGACCACCCCCACCCCGACCTGGCCGAGCAGGGCCTTGGCGGCCGCCCCGGCGGCCACCCGGGCCGCGGTCTCGCGGGCGCTGGCCCGCTCCAGCACCGGCCGGGCCTCGGCGAAGCCGTACTTCTGCATGCCGGTCAGGTCGGCGTGGCCGGGCCGCGGCCGGGTCAGGGGCACGCCCTTGCCCGTCCGGGCCGCCTCCGGGTCGGCCACCGGGTCGGGGCTCATCACCTCGGTCCACTTGGGCCACTCGCTGTTGGCGATGCGCACGGCCAGGGGCGAGCCCAGGGTGCGGCCGTGGCGCAGCCCCCCCAGCACCTCCAGCCGGTCCTCCTCGAAGCGCATGCGCTTGCCGCGCCCGTAGCCGAGCCGCCGGCGGGCCAGCTCGCGGGCGATCTCCTCGGAGGTCAGGGGCACGCCCGCGGGCAGCCCCTCGACCACGGCGACCAGGGCCGGCCCGTGCGACTCCCCGGCGGTGAGATAGCGCAGCATCGCCCGGGATGCTAGCGCGATCAGGCAGGCAGCCCTGGTTCAGGCGCCGATCAGGCTGCGCGCGTACCAGGCGGCCACGTCCGCGCCGGCCAGGACGCCGAGCAGGGCGCCGGTGACCAGCCAGGGGCCGAAGGGCAGCAGGGACTTGCGGGTGAGGCCGAGCAGGCCGATCGCGGCCAGACCGGCCAGGCCGCCGAGCAGGAAGCCGGCGAAGACTCCGAAGGCCACCGCGCCCCACGACAGCCAGCCGAGGGCCAGCCCGAGGGTCGGGGCCAGCTTGACGTCGCCCAGGCCCATGCCCCGGGGGGAGATCAGGGCCAGGGCAAGGAAGAAGCCGCCCACGGCCAGGGCGGCGAGCAGCCCCCTGGCCAGCCGGCCCAGGTCGCCGAGGCCCACGCTGGCCAGCAGCAGCAGGCCCAGGATGACCGGGAAGGCCGGGTAGGTGATCCGGTTGGGCAGCAGGCGGGTGCGGGCGTCGATCACGGCCAGGACCACGCAGACGAAGGCCAGGGCCAGGTAGGCGGGGACCGCCCAGCCGAGCCCGGCGGCGACCAGCCGCAGGGTGATGACCGCCCACAGCAGGCCCATCGCCAGCTCGACCACCGGGTAGCTCCAGGAGATGGACGCCCGGCACGACCGGCAGCGGCCCCCCAGCAGCAGCCAGCCGAGCACCGGCAGGTTGGCCCGCCAGGCCATGGGCGCCCCGCAGGCCGGGCAGCGCGCGGCCGGCCCGACGATGGACTCGCCCCGCGGCACCCGGCGGATGACCACGTTGGCGAAGGAGCCGACGGCCAGCCCGGCCAGCCCGGCCAGGAGCGCGGCGAGTTGCGGGCTCATGGGCGGAGCCTACCGCCTGGTCGCCCGGGCGGCCGCCGGCCGTCCCCGGACGCGGGCAGGGGGCGCGCACCGGGCGGCTCGAACAGCCGGAGGTTGGACGGCCCCCCGCCGGGGGGTAGCATTTAGGCATGCCTCATAACGCTGCCACCGGCGGGCTGGCCGTCGAGGGCCTGGCCAAGGCCTTCGCCGGGACGACGGTGCTGGACGGGGCCGGGCTCCGGGTCCCGGCCGGCCGGGTGGTGGCCCTGCTCGGCCCCAGCGGCTGCGGCAAGACCACCCTGCTGCGCTGCATCGCCGGGCTGGAGCGGCCCGACGCCGGCGAGGTCCGCCTCGACGGCCGGCCCCTGTCGGCCCCCGGGACCTTCGTGCCGCCGGAGCGGCGCCGGATCGGGATGGTGTTCCAGGACGGCGCCCTGTTCCCCCACCTGAGCGTGGCCGGCAACGTCGGCTACGGCCTGTCCCGGTCCGAGCGCCGCGGCTCCCGGGTGCAGGAGGCGCTGGCCCTGGTCGACCTGGCCGGCTTCGGCGAGCGCATGCCGGCCAGCCTGTCCGGCGGCCAGGCCCAGCGGGTCGCGCTGGCCCGGGCGCTGGTCACCCGGCCGTCGGTGCTGCTGCTGGACGAGCCGTTCTCCAACCTGGACACCAGCTTGAGGATCCAGATCCGGGCCGAGGTGCAGCGGCTGCTGGCCGACCTCGGGGTCACGGCCGTGTTCGTCACCCACGACCAGGAGGAGGCGTTCGTGGTCGGCGACGAGGTGGCGGTGATGCTGGCCGGCACCGTCGTGCAGCAGGCCGCCCCGGCCGAGCTGTACCGGGCGCCCGCCTCCCGGGCCGTGGCCGGCTTCCTCGGCGACGCCAACCTGCTCCCGGGGGTGGCCGCGGCCGGGCTGGCCGACACCGCCATCGGGCGGGTCCCGCTCCGGACCGAGCTCGGCGGCGACGTCGAGGTGCTGCTCCGGCCCGAGCAGCTCCGGGTCAGCGTCGGCGACGCCGCCACCGTCCTCGCGGTCCAGTACTTCGGCCACGACGCCGTCTACCTGGCCCGCCTCCCCGGCGGGGCCGACCTGCGCGTGCGCGTCCTCGACGCCCCCGAGTTCGGCCCCGGCGACACCGTCGACCTCGACTACGTGGGCGGCCCGACGGTCGGCTACCCGCGCGCCACCGCTGGCTGAGCCGGCCGACCTGATCGTCCTCGGCGCCGGGCCGGCCGGGGTCGGCGCCGCCTACCGCACGGCCCGGGCCGGGCACCGGGTGGTGGTGCTGGAACGGGCGCCCGGTCCCGGCGGCGCCGCCGCCAGCTTCGAGCTGGACGGGATCCGGGTCGACCACGGCAGCCACCGGCTGCACCCGGCGATCGAGCCCCGCATCCTCGACGACCTGCGCGGCCTGCTCGGCGACGACCTGCAGCGGCGCCCCCGCAACGGTCGCATCTACCTGGAGGGCCGCTGGATCCGGTTCCCGCTCCGCCCGGCCGACCTGGCCAGGCGCCTGCCGCCGTCGTTCGCGGCCGGCGCGGCCGCCGACGCCGCCACCGCCTGGGCCCGCAGGCCCCGGGCCGACACCTTCGCCGAGACCCTCCGGGCCGGGCTGGGCCCGACCATGTGCCGGCGCTTCTACTTCCCGTACGCCCGCAAGCTGTGGGGTCTCGACCCCAGCGAGCTGGCCGGCGAGCAGGCCCGCCGCCGGGTGTCGGCCGGCTCCCCGGGGCGGCTGCTGGCCCGGGTGGCCCGCGGCGCCGGCCGCTCCGGCGCCTGGTTCTGGTACCCCAGGGGCGGGTTCGGCCAGATCTGCGAGCGGCTGGCCGCGGCCGCCGCCGACGCCGGGGCCGAGCTGCGCTACGGCACGGCGGCCGAGCGGGT
Coding sequences within:
- a CDS encoding 3-dehydroquinate synthase family protein; protein product: MPARVLVPTGGGGYPVLIGGGLLDRLDDLLPPFPGAGAAAVVAAPPVAAMAGRVADALARRGLAVHRLEVPAGEAAKRLEVVAGLYERLAAVPTRRADPVVAVGGGATTDTAGFAAATWLRGVPLVNVPTTVLGMVDAAVGGKTGVDLDAGKNLVGAFHQPVAVVADLDTLAGLPAAEVRSGLAEVAKAGLAGDPALAEALARSAGPAVAADPVALAPLVEGAVRVKAAVVGADEHEEGGDGRVGRLMLNYGHTLGHALERLAGYRGLRHGEAVALGMVFAARVAEAVGLARPGLAAGHVELLAALGLPVGGVELDPDRVLAAMATDKKHRGGLRLVLLRRLGEPEVVPAPDRRVLVEAIRSLAEVPR
- a CDS encoding shikimate kinase → MRPILPTIVVIGFMGVGKTSVGRLIARALGREFVDTDLMIERAARMTIAELFQREGELSFRRREMAAIDRAISVPGRVIAVGGGAVLSAENRTALKQAGLLVYLRATPETLAGRLTGVTDRPLLGDTADRAGRIRDLLVARGPIYETAGDVAIDTDRLNVEQVAVEVMEWYRRRVGAMAGR
- the aroC gene encoding chorismate synthase, which encodes MLRYLTAGESHGPALVAVVEGLPAGVPLTSEEIARELARRRLGYGRGKRMRFEEDRLEVLGGLRHGRTLGSPLAVRIANSEWPKWTEVMSPDPVADPEAARTGKGVPLTRPRPGHADLTGMQKYGFAEARPVLERASARETAARVAAGAAAKALLGQVGVGVVSHVVRLGPAATRSRALPTLADLEEIDASPVRCLDGEAEGRMAAAVDAAKAAGDTLGGVFEVVVHGLPPGLGSYVQWDRKLDARLAGVLMSIQAIKGVEVGDGFAGAARPGSRAHDAIVPGARPGTLRRRTGRAGGIEGGMSTGEALRVRAAMKPLSTLVRALDTVDVATGSKAKAVVQRSDVTAVPAAGVVGEAVVALVLADALLEKTGGDSLAEVRRNLDAYLSGLDPQGAAGPQDSTGPQGAGA
- a CDS encoding prepilin peptidase, which translates into the protein MSPQLAALLAGLAGLAVGSFANVVIRRVPRGESIVGPAARCPACGAPMAWRANLPVLGWLLLGGRCRSCRASISWSYPVVELAMGLLWAVITLRLVAAGLGWAVPAYLALAFVCVVLAVIDARTRLLPNRITYPAFPVILGLLLLASVGLGDLGRLARGLLAALAVGGFFLALALISPRGMGLGDVKLAPTLGLALGWLSWGAVAFGVFAGFLLGGLAGLAAIGLLGLTRKSLLPFGPWLVTGALLGVLAGADVAAWYARSLIGA
- a CDS encoding ABC transporter ATP-binding protein, which encodes MPHNAATGGLAVEGLAKAFAGTTVLDGAGLRVPAGRVVALLGPSGCGKTTLLRCIAGLERPDAGEVRLDGRPLSAPGTFVPPERRRIGMVFQDGALFPHLSVAGNVGYGLSRSERRGSRVQEALALVDLAGFGERMPASLSGGQAQRVALARALVTRPSVLLLDEPFSNLDTSLRIQIRAEVQRLLADLGVTAVFVTHDQEEAFVVGDEVAVMLAGTVVQQAAPAELYRAPASRAVAGFLGDANLLPGVAAAGLADTAIGRVPLRTELGGDVEVLLRPEQLRVSVGDAATVLAVQYFGHDAVYLARLPGGADLRVRVLDAPEFGPGDTVDLDYVGGPTVGYPRATAG